A portion of the Homalodisca vitripennis isolate AUS2020 chromosome 2, UT_GWSS_2.1, whole genome shotgun sequence genome contains these proteins:
- the LOC124354887 gene encoding cytochrome P450 CYP12A2-like isoform X1 has product MSLVCHRFSSICLLWMAAGITNFQIFPRRTVTTRYSEWENALPFEQVPGPKSFPLIGNVWRFLPIIGDLYKLDTTELHVELNRKFGDIVKLDGIPGKGPLVFLSDPRDLAKVFHSEGEYPVRDAMQSTKYYREHVHPYPYTKVGHLVDQGCKWKKFRTRVNQLMMKQSNIDMYQEAVTEVTNDFVHRILQVRNCSNETDKDFIGELRKWALEVLGVVALDHRFGCLQGTLSREAQEIMKAVENFHQVTYSLDTQPLPLWQYFSTSDFSTMVSALDHLHGVSEEYVARAERRLQTKEEIRSILEKLVGQGADGKDVAVVLAVDMFLAGVEIIAAMSATLLYALAKHPESQQWLFEHISFRTHQQALPFLQAFIKETMRLWPVAIGTLRTPDKDLVLSGYRIPKGSLLLTSNYIMCRNPKYFKNPLHFRPERWLSSERLEYSQFAFAPFGIGVRSCVGRRIAMLELETFLLNIVNNFKIEYNYEDVKFESKFLNVISSPLQLTFIDRASI; this is encoded by the exons atgtcacttgtTTGTCATAGGTTTTCTTCTATATGCTTGTTATG GATGGCTGCTGGTATTACGAATTTCCAAATATTCCCAAGAAGAACTGTTACTACAAGATATTCTGAGTGGGAGAATGCTTTACCCTTTGAACAAGTACCAGGCCCTAAAAGTTTTCCATTAATAGGAAACGTTTGGCGTTTTCTGCCCATAATCG GAGACTTGTACAAACTGGACACAACTGAACTACACGTGGAATTAAACAGAAAATTTGGTGATATTGTTAAACTCGATGGTATTCCAGGGAAAGGACCACTAGTGTTTCTTTCAGATCCAAGGGATCTAGCTAAG GTATTCCATTCAGAGGGAGAATATCCAGTGAGAGATGCAATGCAGTCGACTAAGTATTACCGAGAACATGTCCATCCGTATCCTTACACAAAAGTGGGTCACTTGGTCGA TCAGGGTTGTAAGTGGAAGAAGTTCCGTACAAGAGTCAATCAGCTGATGATGAAGCAGAGCAACATTGATATGTACCAAGAAGCAGTGACAGAAGTTACCAATGATTTTGTTCACAG aataCTGCAAGTAAGAAACTGTAGCAATGAAACTGATAAAGATTTCATCGGAGAATTACGAAAATGGGCTCTTGAAG TTTTAGGAGTGGTAGCTCTTGATCACAGATTTGGATGTCTCCAAGGCACATTGAGCAGGGAAGCACAGGAGATAATGAAGGCAGTGGAGAACTTTCACCAGGTTACATATAGTTTGGACACACAGCCTCTACCTCTGTGGCAGTATTTCTCTACCTCTGACTTCAGTACAATGGTGTCAGCATTGGATCATCTGCATGG TGTTTCAGAGGAATATGTGGCACGTGCAGAACGGAGACTGCAAACAAAAGAGGAGATCAGGAGTATTCTGGAGAAGTTGGTGGGACAGGGAGCAGATGGGAAAGATGTAGCAGTGGTCCTGGCAGTGGACATGTTCTTGGCAGGAGTGGAAATT ATAGCGGCAATGTCAGCCACACTGTTGTATGCCTTGGCTAAACACCCGGAGAGTCAACAGTGGCTGTTTGAACATATCAGCTTCAGAACTCATCAACAGGCTTTACCGTTCCTGCAAGCTTTCATCAAGGAGACTATGAG ATTGTGGCCCGTGGCTATTGGCACCTTACGAACCCCTGATAAAGATTTGGTACTCTCAGGATACAGGATCCCAAAAGGG agTTTGTTGCTGACCAGTAATTACATAATGTGTCGCAATCCTAAGTATTTCAAAAATCCACTACACTTCAGGCCTGAGCGTTGGCTGAGTTCTGAACGACTCGAGTACAGTCAGTTTGCATTTGCTCCTTTCGGGATTGGAGTTCGTTCTTGTGTTGGGAGGAGAATAGCCATGCTGGAACTTGAAACCTTTCTCCTGAAC ATtgttaacaactttaaaatagaatacaattaTGAAGATGTGAAATTCGAGTCGAAGTTCTTGAATGTTATCAGCTCACCCCTGCAACTGACGTTTATAGACAGAGCTTCAATCTAG
- the LOC124354887 gene encoding cytochrome P450 CYP12A2-like isoform X2 has protein sequence MNFLMAAGITNFQIFPRRTVTTRYSEWENALPFEQVPGPKSFPLIGNVWRFLPIIGDLYKLDTTELHVELNRKFGDIVKLDGIPGKGPLVFLSDPRDLAKVFHSEGEYPVRDAMQSTKYYREHVHPYPYTKVGHLVDQGCKWKKFRTRVNQLMMKQSNIDMYQEAVTEVTNDFVHRILQVRNCSNETDKDFIGELRKWALEVLGVVALDHRFGCLQGTLSREAQEIMKAVENFHQVTYSLDTQPLPLWQYFSTSDFSTMVSALDHLHGVSEEYVARAERRLQTKEEIRSILEKLVGQGADGKDVAVVLAVDMFLAGVEIIAAMSATLLYALAKHPESQQWLFEHISFRTHQQALPFLQAFIKETMRLWPVAIGTLRTPDKDLVLSGYRIPKGSLLLTSNYIMCRNPKYFKNPLHFRPERWLSSERLEYSQFAFAPFGIGVRSCVGRRIAMLELETFLLNIVNNFKIEYNYEDVKFESKFLNVISSPLQLTFIDRASI, from the exons GATGGCTGCTGGTATTACGAATTTCCAAATATTCCCAAGAAGAACTGTTACTACAAGATATTCTGAGTGGGAGAATGCTTTACCCTTTGAACAAGTACCAGGCCCTAAAAGTTTTCCATTAATAGGAAACGTTTGGCGTTTTCTGCCCATAATCG GAGACTTGTACAAACTGGACACAACTGAACTACACGTGGAATTAAACAGAAAATTTGGTGATATTGTTAAACTCGATGGTATTCCAGGGAAAGGACCACTAGTGTTTCTTTCAGATCCAAGGGATCTAGCTAAG GTATTCCATTCAGAGGGAGAATATCCAGTGAGAGATGCAATGCAGTCGACTAAGTATTACCGAGAACATGTCCATCCGTATCCTTACACAAAAGTGGGTCACTTGGTCGA TCAGGGTTGTAAGTGGAAGAAGTTCCGTACAAGAGTCAATCAGCTGATGATGAAGCAGAGCAACATTGATATGTACCAAGAAGCAGTGACAGAAGTTACCAATGATTTTGTTCACAG aataCTGCAAGTAAGAAACTGTAGCAATGAAACTGATAAAGATTTCATCGGAGAATTACGAAAATGGGCTCTTGAAG TTTTAGGAGTGGTAGCTCTTGATCACAGATTTGGATGTCTCCAAGGCACATTGAGCAGGGAAGCACAGGAGATAATGAAGGCAGTGGAGAACTTTCACCAGGTTACATATAGTTTGGACACACAGCCTCTACCTCTGTGGCAGTATTTCTCTACCTCTGACTTCAGTACAATGGTGTCAGCATTGGATCATCTGCATGG TGTTTCAGAGGAATATGTGGCACGTGCAGAACGGAGACTGCAAACAAAAGAGGAGATCAGGAGTATTCTGGAGAAGTTGGTGGGACAGGGAGCAGATGGGAAAGATGTAGCAGTGGTCCTGGCAGTGGACATGTTCTTGGCAGGAGTGGAAATT ATAGCGGCAATGTCAGCCACACTGTTGTATGCCTTGGCTAAACACCCGGAGAGTCAACAGTGGCTGTTTGAACATATCAGCTTCAGAACTCATCAACAGGCTTTACCGTTCCTGCAAGCTTTCATCAAGGAGACTATGAG ATTGTGGCCCGTGGCTATTGGCACCTTACGAACCCCTGATAAAGATTTGGTACTCTCAGGATACAGGATCCCAAAAGGG agTTTGTTGCTGACCAGTAATTACATAATGTGTCGCAATCCTAAGTATTTCAAAAATCCACTACACTTCAGGCCTGAGCGTTGGCTGAGTTCTGAACGACTCGAGTACAGTCAGTTTGCATTTGCTCCTTTCGGGATTGGAGTTCGTTCTTGTGTTGGGAGGAGAATAGCCATGCTGGAACTTGAAACCTTTCTCCTGAAC ATtgttaacaactttaaaatagaatacaattaTGAAGATGTGAAATTCGAGTCGAAGTTCTTGAATGTTATCAGCTCACCCCTGCAACTGACGTTTATAGACAGAGCTTCAATCTAG
- the LOC124354887 gene encoding cytochrome P450 CYP12A2-like isoform X3: MAAGITNFQIFPRRTVTTRYSEWENALPFEQVPGPKSFPLIGNVWRFLPIIGDLYKLDTTELHVELNRKFGDIVKLDGIPGKGPLVFLSDPRDLAKVFHSEGEYPVRDAMQSTKYYREHVHPYPYTKVGHLVDQGCKWKKFRTRVNQLMMKQSNIDMYQEAVTEVTNDFVHRILQVRNCSNETDKDFIGELRKWALEVLGVVALDHRFGCLQGTLSREAQEIMKAVENFHQVTYSLDTQPLPLWQYFSTSDFSTMVSALDHLHGVSEEYVARAERRLQTKEEIRSILEKLVGQGADGKDVAVVLAVDMFLAGVEIIAAMSATLLYALAKHPESQQWLFEHISFRTHQQALPFLQAFIKETMRLWPVAIGTLRTPDKDLVLSGYRIPKGSLLLTSNYIMCRNPKYFKNPLHFRPERWLSSERLEYSQFAFAPFGIGVRSCVGRRIAMLELETFLLNIVNNFKIEYNYEDVKFESKFLNVISSPLQLTFIDRASI; the protein is encoded by the exons ATGGCTGCTGGTATTACGAATTTCCAAATATTCCCAAGAAGAACTGTTACTACAAGATATTCTGAGTGGGAGAATGCTTTACCCTTTGAACAAGTACCAGGCCCTAAAAGTTTTCCATTAATAGGAAACGTTTGGCGTTTTCTGCCCATAATCG GAGACTTGTACAAACTGGACACAACTGAACTACACGTGGAATTAAACAGAAAATTTGGTGATATTGTTAAACTCGATGGTATTCCAGGGAAAGGACCACTAGTGTTTCTTTCAGATCCAAGGGATCTAGCTAAG GTATTCCATTCAGAGGGAGAATATCCAGTGAGAGATGCAATGCAGTCGACTAAGTATTACCGAGAACATGTCCATCCGTATCCTTACACAAAAGTGGGTCACTTGGTCGA TCAGGGTTGTAAGTGGAAGAAGTTCCGTACAAGAGTCAATCAGCTGATGATGAAGCAGAGCAACATTGATATGTACCAAGAAGCAGTGACAGAAGTTACCAATGATTTTGTTCACAG aataCTGCAAGTAAGAAACTGTAGCAATGAAACTGATAAAGATTTCATCGGAGAATTACGAAAATGGGCTCTTGAAG TTTTAGGAGTGGTAGCTCTTGATCACAGATTTGGATGTCTCCAAGGCACATTGAGCAGGGAAGCACAGGAGATAATGAAGGCAGTGGAGAACTTTCACCAGGTTACATATAGTTTGGACACACAGCCTCTACCTCTGTGGCAGTATTTCTCTACCTCTGACTTCAGTACAATGGTGTCAGCATTGGATCATCTGCATGG TGTTTCAGAGGAATATGTGGCACGTGCAGAACGGAGACTGCAAACAAAAGAGGAGATCAGGAGTATTCTGGAGAAGTTGGTGGGACAGGGAGCAGATGGGAAAGATGTAGCAGTGGTCCTGGCAGTGGACATGTTCTTGGCAGGAGTGGAAATT ATAGCGGCAATGTCAGCCACACTGTTGTATGCCTTGGCTAAACACCCGGAGAGTCAACAGTGGCTGTTTGAACATATCAGCTTCAGAACTCATCAACAGGCTTTACCGTTCCTGCAAGCTTTCATCAAGGAGACTATGAG ATTGTGGCCCGTGGCTATTGGCACCTTACGAACCCCTGATAAAGATTTGGTACTCTCAGGATACAGGATCCCAAAAGGG agTTTGTTGCTGACCAGTAATTACATAATGTGTCGCAATCCTAAGTATTTCAAAAATCCACTACACTTCAGGCCTGAGCGTTGGCTGAGTTCTGAACGACTCGAGTACAGTCAGTTTGCATTTGCTCCTTTCGGGATTGGAGTTCGTTCTTGTGTTGGGAGGAGAATAGCCATGCTGGAACTTGAAACCTTTCTCCTGAAC ATtgttaacaactttaaaatagaatacaattaTGAAGATGTGAAATTCGAGTCGAAGTTCTTGAATGTTATCAGCTCACCCCTGCAACTGACGTTTATAGACAGAGCTTCAATCTAG
- the LOC124354889 gene encoding facilitated trehalose transporter Tret1-like: MGRYTLCQYIAGLAAGLTVLAVGCTTGWTTVALKKLRSPGSEIPITPSEGSWIASFHEAGHILSPIPTGFLVGKVGPKACLIASAVIQSAGWILIIITRSVPILYLVRFLFGISMGIVFTVTPLYIAEISNPEIRGALSTGFETMLYLGHLIEFTVGPYVSYNMLAVISITIPVGFLILSLWMVESPYYLIKRGKYLDARKSYSDLSGIEDEHILVDYLAKIEEHINEKKIGSLRDLFGSRNYRRCLMIVLVLAIVQRFSGMSAVVAYASFIFPSTIGGLSSSSYTILFGAITLLFTFVSAALMDRSGRRVLTITSCFGSFVVELLTALYFYLSQNSIVNTTHITWIPFATISMYAGFYSIGMGPIVTTIQGELFPPNVKGLAASIVTIVHAGSGSLVTKCYQIISDKFGVYVSFSFFSLSCLFGSVFAFFVMPETKGKTLLEIQSG, translated from the exons ATGGGGAGATATACTCTGTGCCAATACATTGCTGGGTTAGCAG CTGGCCTGACAGTACTAGCAGTGGGCTGTACTACAGGATGGACAACTGTGGCACTCAAGAAACTACGCTCCCCAGGCAGCGAAATTCCGATCACACCCTCGGAGGGGTCTTGGATTGCATCATTCCACGAGGCAGGACACATACTCAGCCCCATTCCCACAGGATTTCTTGTCGGCAAAGTGGGACCAAAAGCATGCCTCATTGCATCAGCTGTTATCCAAAGTGCGGGGTGGATCCTTATAATCATTACGCGATCTGTCCCCATTTTGTATCTTGTACGTTTCCTCTTTGGCATCTCCATGGGAATAGTGTTCACTGTAACACCATTGTACATCGCTGAAATATCAAATCCTGAAATTCGAGGTGCTTTAAGCACAGGATTTGAAACTATGTTGTACTTAGGACACCTGATTGAATTTACTGTAGGTCCTTACGTTTCTTACAATATGCTTGCTGTAATATCAATCACGATTCCAGTTGGCTTTTTGATACTTTCTCTCTGGATGGTAGAGTCTCCTTATTATTTGATAAAGAGGGGTAAATATTTAGACGCGAGGAAATCATATTCCGATTTATCAGGAATTGAGGATGAACACATATTGGTGGACTATCTGGCTAAAATCGAGGAACAcattaatgaaaagaaaattggaaGTTTGAGAGATTTGTTTGGGAGCCGAAACTATCGCAGATGTCTAATGATCGTTTTAGTTCTTGCGATAGTTCAACGATTCAGTGGCATGTCAGCCGTTGTAGCCTATGCTTCCTTCATTTTCCCTTCCACAATTGGAGGTCTGTCTTCCAGTTCATACACAATCTTGTTTGGAGCTATTACACTTCTTTTTACCTTTGTGTCAGCAGCACTAATGGACAGATCTGGACGAAGGGTTCTAACAATTACTTCATGTTTCGGAAGCTTCGTGGTAGAACTGTTAACAGCATTGTACTTTTACTTATCTCAAAACTCGATTGTGAACACAACCCATATCACATGGATTCCGTTTGCAACAATATCCATGTATGCAGGGTTTTACTCAATAGGCATGGGTCCAATAGTAACAACTATACAAGGTGAACTGTTCCCACCGAATGTTAAAGGTCTTGCAGCTTCCATAGTAACCATTGTGCATGCTGGTTCTGGCAGTTTGGTTACTAAATGTTATCAGATCATTTCTGACAAATTTGGTGTTTatgttagtttttcttttttctcgCTCAGCTGTCTGTTTGGTTCTGTGTTTGCTTTCTTTGTTATGCCAGAGACAAAAGGAAAAACCCTCCTTGAGATTCAGAGTGGGTAG